Proteins from one Sarcophilus harrisii chromosome 2, mSarHar1.11, whole genome shotgun sequence genomic window:
- the SPATA2 gene encoding spermatogenesis-associated protein 2, with protein MDTKYKDDLFRKYVQFHESKVDASSTKQRPVNDEYLRVAASAVLSLHKIEPFYRFRLIKFYEVVESSLRSLRSSNLRALHSAFSTLETMGINLFLYPWKKEFKSIKTYTGPFVYYVKSTLLEEDIRVILNYMGYVQDLGSAYRLKELVETLQVKMVSFELFLAKVECEQLLEIHSQVKDKGYSELDVVNERKHSSEDVRGCSDAMKRRVECKENLTASMARMALQKSASERAAKEYFKPKVNKPSKSMDTYDSYWESKKPPLMTSLSLRKEPAVIDVEDDIKDEIIRPSPSLLTMSSSPHSCSDDFVPLSSNPNGMLRTIPPYNTYFSPQDDLDLYTDPDSRGTYRRPDSLKPDVWLFRNDSTPLYHKRMHPAKETTSSKCQSCGLTCGSSLCQRCETVLTCRQDYPVTKQNSFPIKSGSHESLSHGAALREKSLYTAQTQMIPDRAPHLHSKSKATAASRCGFCNRSGASNTCAICSKVSCDTCLTAYHYDPCCKKSEQHKFMPNSQLNYKSTQFSHFVYR; from the exons ATGGATACAAAATATAAAGACGACTTATTTAGGAAGTACGTGCAGTTTCACGAGTCCAAAGTGGATGCTTCCAGCACTAAGCAACGACCTGTCAATGATGAGTACCTCCGGGTGGCGGCCTCGGCTGTACTCAGTCTACATAAGATTGAGCCCTTTTATAGATTCCGGTTGATCAAATTTTATGAAGTGGTTGAGAGTTCTCTTCGCTCACTGAGGTCCTCTAACTTGCGGGCTCTCCACAGCGCATTTAGCACACTGGAGACAATGGGAATCAACCTCTTCCTTTACCCTTGGAAGAAGGAATTCAAAAGTATTAAA aCCTACACAGGACCTTTTGTTTATTATGTGAAATCAACATTACTAGAAGAGGACATCAGAGTCATCCTAAATTACATGGGCTATGTCCAGGATCTTGGAAGTGCATATAGGCTCAAAGAACTGGTGGAAACTTTGCAGGTGAAAATGGTCTCTTTTGAGCTTTTTTTGGCCAAAGTAGAATGTGAGCAGTTGCTTGAAATACACTCCCAGGTAAAGGACAAAGGTTACTCAGAGCTGGACGTAGTGAATGAGCGTAAGCACAGCAGTGAAGATGTGAGGGGCTGCTCTGATGCTATGAAGCGGCGGGTAGAGTGTAAAGAGAACCTCACGGCTTCTATGGCACGCATGGCTCTTCAGAAGTCAGCCAGTGAGAGAGCAGCAAAAGAGTACTTCAAGCCCAAAGTGAATAAGCCTTCCAAGTCTATGGACACTTATGATAGTTACTGGGAAAGTAAGAAGCCACCACTGATGACTTCACTCAGCCTCAGGAAAGAGCCTGCAGTAATAGATGTGGAAGATGACATCAAAGATGAAATTATTCGaccatctccctctctcttgaCCATGTCCAGCTCCCCGCACAGCTGCTCTGATGATTTTGTGCCCCTTTCCTCAAATCCCAATGGCATGTTAAGAACCATCCCCCCTTATAACACCTATTTTTCTCCTCAAGATGACCTAGACCTTTACACAGATCCAGATTCCAGGGGTACATATAGGAGACCAGATTCTCTCAAGCCAGATGTGTGGCTCTTCCGAAATGACTCCACTCCCCTTTACCATAAGCGTATGCATCCCGCCAAAGAGACCACCTCATCCAAGTGCCAAAGCTGTGGCCTCACGTGTGGCTCTTCACTCTGCCAGCGGTGTGAAACTGTGCTCACTTGTCGGCAGGACTATCCTGTCACCAAACAGAACAGCTTCCCCATCAAGTCAGGCTCCCATGAGAGTTTGTCCCATGGGGCTGCTCTGAGGGAGAAGTCTCTGTACACAGCACAGACTCAGATGATCCCTGACAGGGCACCTCATCTCCACTCAAAATCCAAGGCTACAGCTGCATCTCGGTGCGGTTTCTGCAACCGGTCAGGGGCCTCTAATACATGTGCAATCTGTTCAAAAGTCTCATGCGATACCTGCCTCACTGCTTACCACTACGACCCGTGCTGCAAAAAGAGTGAGCAACACAAATTCATGCCTAACAGTCAACTCAACTATAAGTCAACCCAGTTCTCCCATTTTGTGTATAGATAG